From the genome of Xiphophorus couchianus chromosome 6, X_couchianus-1.0, whole genome shotgun sequence, one region includes:
- the LOC114146010 gene encoding LOW QUALITY PROTEIN: regulator of G-protein signaling 21-like (The sequence of the model RefSeq protein was modified relative to this genomic sequence to represent the inferred CDS: deleted 1 base in 1 codon; substituted 1 base at 1 genomic stop codon), producing the protein MPWFSQQQHFACPFPYIPSTLGGVRRRSGXDLDLLSHSTPIICERSQPRPQPGRTSSPSPVAEDEGDGNKGRFCCFPKDPLDDVEVWSESVDKVLGCKAGQIAFREFLKSEYSEENILFWLACEDYKKIKTVPEMISSANRIYSEFVHPEAPRQINIDCTTRENITKNISQPTLTSFDTAQKLVYSLMARDCYPRFLKSDIYQGLLRKANSR; encoded by the exons ATGCCCTGGTTCTCCCAACAACAACACTTTGCATGCCCATTTCCATATATTCCATCCACACTGGGTGGGGTTCGTCGACGGAGT GGTTGAGATTTAGATTTGCTCAGTCACTCGACTCCAATCATTTGCGAACGGTCACAGCCCCGACCTCAACCTGGCAGGACCTCGTCTCCGTCGCCCGTAGCAGAAGACGAAGGAGATGGCAATAAA GGTAGATTTTGTTGCTTTCCCAAGGATCCGCTGGACGATGTTGAGGTTTGGAGCGAATCCGTGGATAAAGTCCTCGGTTGCAAAG CCGGACAGATAGCATTCCGGGAGTTCCTGAAGTCGGAGTACAGCGAGGAGAACATCCTGTTTTGGCTCGCCTGCGAGGActacaaaaaaatcaagactGTCCCGGAGATGATCTCGTCCGCCAACAGGATCTACTCTGAGTTTGTCCACCCGGAAGCACCCAGACAG ATCAACATCGACTGCACTACCAGAGAAAACATCACAAAGAACATCTCCCAGCCGACTCTGACGTCTTTCGACACGGCGCAGAAGCTCGTCTACAGCCTGATGGCCAGGGATTGCTACCCGCGCTTCCTAAAATCTGACATCTATCAGGGACTCCTGAGGAAAGCCAACTCCAGGTGA